A genomic window from Streptomyces sp. NBC_00234 includes:
- a CDS encoding TetR/AcrR family transcriptional regulator: MIQAQAIRLFTNRGYDAVTVADVAEAAGVSAMTVYRHFPTKEDLVLIEQPARLIAERVAASSATQPLVLRVGGALVDAARALTGGDGDAPEASERFLLDCLRLMVSTPALRARHLDSQYALQQAIVDALGVDTTDPDAAFRAQAATSACLAVMHTALTRWAQDDGQTKLPALIERALTASFGDVATGQGD; this comes from the coding sequence GTGATCCAAGCGCAGGCGATACGGTTGTTCACCAACCGCGGCTACGACGCGGTGACGGTGGCCGACGTCGCCGAGGCCGCCGGCGTCTCGGCGATGACCGTGTACCGGCACTTCCCCACCAAGGAAGACCTCGTCCTCATCGAGCAGCCTGCCCGGCTCATCGCCGAGCGGGTAGCCGCGTCGTCAGCGACGCAGCCCCTGGTGCTCCGCGTCGGCGGCGCACTCGTCGATGCGGCCAGGGCGTTGACCGGCGGTGACGGGGACGCGCCGGAGGCAAGCGAACGGTTCCTGCTGGACTGCCTCCGGCTCATGGTCTCGACTCCCGCACTGCGAGCCCGGCACCTGGACAGCCAGTACGCGCTGCAACAGGCCATCGTCGACGCCCTCGGGGTCGACACGACCGATCCCGACGCCGCGTTCCGCGCCCAGGCGGCGACCAGCGCCTGCCTGGCCGTGATGCACACGGCGCTGACGCGCTGGGCCCAGGACGACGGGCAGACGAAACTGCCCGCACTGATCGAGCGGGCGCTCACCGCGTCCTTCGGCGACGTCGCCACCGGCCAAGGGGACTGA
- a CDS encoding SDR family oxidoreductase, which produces MSGSVCRTALVTGASRGIGQAIAARLAAEGAMVIVHFGTDEGGAAATVEAIERAGGTALAVGAELGVDGDVETLFAGVEAGLAGRPLDILVNNAAAAPAGPLGATTRAEFDHLFAVNVRAPYFIIERALPLMRDGGRIITISSVATRMANPAQTSFAMTKAAVETMSRTLANQLGTRGITVNAVAPGATRTPTNGAVFDVPELTEQIAAMTALDRLGEPADVADVVAFLASDAARWITGQVIDASGGLFLGPRL; this is translated from the coding sequence ATGAGTGGTTCGGTCTGCAGGACGGCTCTGGTGACGGGTGCGTCGCGTGGCATCGGGCAAGCGATCGCGGCCCGGCTCGCGGCCGAAGGGGCCATGGTCATCGTGCACTTCGGCACGGACGAGGGTGGGGCGGCGGCGACGGTCGAGGCGATAGAACGCGCCGGTGGGACCGCCCTCGCCGTCGGGGCGGAACTGGGTGTGGACGGCGACGTCGAGACGCTCTTCGCCGGCGTAGAGGCCGGTTTGGCCGGTCGACCGCTCGACATCCTCGTCAACAACGCCGCAGCCGCACCGGCCGGCCCTCTCGGCGCGACGACACGGGCAGAGTTCGACCACCTGTTCGCGGTGAACGTGCGAGCTCCCTACTTCATCATCGAGCGCGCGCTACCCCTGATGCGCGATGGCGGCCGGATCATCACGATCTCGTCGGTGGCGACCCGGATGGCCAACCCGGCCCAGACATCCTTCGCGATGACGAAGGCCGCGGTCGAGACGATGAGCAGGACCCTGGCCAACCAACTCGGAACCCGAGGAATCACGGTGAACGCGGTCGCTCCCGGAGCAACCAGGACACCGACCAACGGAGCCGTGTTCGACGTGCCGGAACTCACCGAACAGATCGCCGCCATGACAGCACTCGACCGGCTGGGCGAGCCAGCCGATGTCGCCGACGTGGTCGCGTTCCTGGCATCCGACGCCGCCCGCTGGATCACCGGCCAGGTCATCGACGCGAGCGGAGGCCTGTTCCTCGGGCCACGCCTCTGA
- a CDS encoding GlxA family transcriptional regulator gives MPASPLHHVAVLVLEGAKPLDVGIPAQVFTTRASMPYEVRVCGAAPGLVAGGDGLSYYVAHGLDALAWADIVFVPGYRNPDSDDPPQAVVDALIAAHHRGARLAAISTGAFALAATGLLDGKRATTHWHYTRALAAKRPLVQVDENVLFVDEGSVLTSAGAASGIDLCLHILRGDLGVSASNHAARRLVAAPYRSGGQAQYVPRSVPEALGERFAATREWALHRLGEPLTLEILARHAAVSPRTFSRRFAEDTGYTPMQWVMRARIDMARELLERSQRGIEQIAADVGLGTGANLRLHFQRILDTTPSEYRRTFTQGQ, from the coding sequence GTGCCAGCCTCACCCCTGCATCACGTCGCCGTCCTCGTGCTCGAAGGTGCGAAGCCTCTCGATGTCGGTATTCCTGCGCAGGTGTTCACGACCCGCGCGAGCATGCCGTACGAGGTGCGGGTGTGCGGCGCGGCACCCGGTCTCGTAGCCGGCGGCGACGGCCTGTCGTACTACGTCGCCCACGGCCTCGATGCACTTGCGTGGGCCGACATCGTCTTCGTTCCCGGCTACCGGAACCCGGACAGTGACGACCCGCCGCAGGCCGTCGTTGATGCGCTGATCGCCGCCCACCATCGAGGCGCGCGGCTCGCCGCCATCTCCACGGGCGCCTTCGCGCTCGCTGCCACGGGCCTGCTCGACGGAAAGCGCGCCACGACGCACTGGCATTACACGCGGGCACTCGCGGCGAAGCGTCCGCTCGTCCAGGTCGACGAGAACGTGCTGTTCGTCGACGAGGGCAGCGTACTGACGTCGGCCGGCGCCGCCTCGGGCATCGACCTGTGCCTGCACATTCTGCGCGGCGATCTGGGGGTGTCCGCGTCGAACCACGCGGCCCGCCGCCTGGTGGCGGCCCCCTACCGCAGTGGCGGTCAGGCGCAGTACGTGCCGCGCAGTGTGCCCGAGGCGCTCGGCGAGCGCTTCGCCGCCACCCGGGAGTGGGCGCTGCACCGGCTCGGCGAGCCCCTCACCCTTGAAATTCTCGCCCGGCATGCGGCGGTGTCTCCGCGTACGTTCTCACGACGCTTCGCCGAAGACACGGGGTACACGCCCATGCAGTGGGTCATGCGAGCCCGCATCGACATGGCCCGTGAGCTGCTCGAACGTTCGCAGCGCGGCATCGAGCAGATCGCCGCCGACGTCGGTCTCGGCACCGGCGCGAATCTGCGGTTGCACTTCCAGCGCATCCTCGACACCACGCCGAGCGAGTACCGGCGAACCTTCACTCAGGGGCAGTAG
- a CDS encoding phosphatidate cytidylyltransferase, producing MITVASLAPFLGGALTVGGIAAALSGRRELLVRWCCWAVGVPLVVGAFWWGSPGVTVLALVVGVVAALEYGGLMRLSRADRTVLAAAVSGVVLTSWLAPGQEVRAVAVGALAIAAVPLLAGDSTHGLRRLGAGLLGLVWLSVLAALAPLGATALALFVAVSVGDIVAYFTGQRLGGPRLSPLSPAKRWSGTLAGAAAAVGVLAALSALSWPAAVAVAVGAPAGDLLESMVKRGARAKDSAHWLAGSGGLLDRIDSLLLALAVLLLLR from the coding sequence GTGATCACCGTCGCCTCCCTCGCGCCCTTCCTCGGCGGGGCCCTGACGGTCGGCGGGATCGCCGCAGCGCTCTCGGGCCGACGTGAACTGCTGGTCCGGTGGTGCTGCTGGGCGGTCGGAGTGCCCCTGGTCGTCGGGGCGTTCTGGTGGGGCAGCCCGGGGGTGACGGTTCTCGCCCTTGTGGTCGGAGTGGTCGCGGCGCTGGAGTACGGCGGGCTGATGCGCCTGTCCCGGGCGGACAGGACCGTACTGGCCGCTGCCGTCTCCGGCGTGGTACTGACCTCCTGGCTGGCGCCCGGCCAGGAGGTACGGGCGGTAGCGGTCGGCGCCCTGGCCATCGCCGCGGTCCCGCTGCTGGCGGGTGACTCCACCCACGGTCTGCGACGGCTCGGGGCCGGTCTGCTCGGGCTGGTCTGGCTGAGCGTGCTCGCCGCTCTGGCGCCGCTCGGCGCGACCGCGCTCGCCCTGTTCGTCGCTGTCTCGGTGGGCGACATCGTCGCGTACTTCACGGGTCAGCGGCTGGGCGGGCCACGGCTGTCACCGCTCTCCCCGGCCAAGCGGTGGAGCGGAACCCTCGCCGGCGCCGCGGCCGCCGTCGGCGTGCTCGCCGCGCTGTCCGCGCTGAGCTGGCCGGCGGCGGTCGCGGTGGCGGTCGGCGCCCCGGCGGGGGACCTGCTCGAATCCATGGTCAAACGAGGCGCGCGGGCGAAGGACTCCGCCCACTGGCTGGCCGGATCCGGGGGCCTGCTCGACCGGATCGACTCACTCCTCCTCGCCCTGGCCGTCCTGCTCCTCCTGCGCTGA
- a CDS encoding PucR family transcriptional regulator, whose protein sequence is MDLHVGAALVAVADIPAAVAQCADVCEIAVATHRPPGVYHLEDVLIEYQLTRPGPALQLLLDRLTPLDRHPDWEDTLRVYLRHHCDRRLTAAELHLHPNSVDYRLSRLADACGFDATDPAQRAVAHTALCVRDLAAHRARRRA, encoded by the coding sequence GTGGACCTGCACGTGGGCGCCGCACTCGTCGCCGTGGCCGACATCCCGGCCGCCGTCGCCCAGTGCGCCGACGTCTGCGAGATCGCCGTGGCCACGCACCGTCCCCCCGGCGTGTACCACCTCGAAGACGTACTCATCGAGTACCAACTGACCCGCCCCGGGCCAGCACTGCAGCTGCTCCTGGACCGGCTCACCCCCTTGGACCGGCACCCGGACTGGGAAGACACCCTGCGCGTCTATCTGCGCCATCACTGCGACAGAAGGCTGACCGCGGCCGAGCTTCATCTCCACCCCAACAGCGTCGACTACCGGCTCTCCCGCCTGGCCGACGCCTGCGGCTTCGACGCCACCGACCCCGCGCAGCGGGCCGTCGCGCACACTGCCCTGTGCGTACGTGACCTGGCTGCTCACCGGGCCCGCCGGCGCGCCTGA
- the gap gene encoding type I glyceraldehyde-3-phosphate dehydrogenase, with the protein MTRIAINGFGRIGRNVLRALLERDSKLEVVAVNDLTEPATLARLLAYDTTAGRLGRPVTVDGDALVVDGRRITVLAEREPAQLPWAELGVDIVLEATGRFTSAKAARAHIDAGAKKVLISAPADGADVTLAFGVNTDAYDPAVHTIVSNASCTTNALAPLAKVLDDLAGIEHGFMTTVHAYTQEQNLQDGPHRDARRARAAAVNIVPTTTGAAKAIGLVLPNLDGKLSGDSIRVPVPVGSIVELNTTVARDVTREDVLEAYRAAAQGPLAGVLEYSDDPLVSSDITGNPASSIFDSALTRVDGRHVKVVAWYDNEWGFSNRVIDTLELLAGS; encoded by the coding sequence ATGACTCGCATCGCCATCAACGGATTCGGCCGCATCGGACGCAATGTGCTGCGCGCGCTGCTCGAACGCGACAGCAAGCTGGAGGTCGTCGCCGTCAACGACCTCACGGAGCCCGCCACCCTCGCGCGGCTGCTCGCCTATGACACGACGGCGGGCCGGCTCGGCCGCCCGGTGACGGTCGACGGGGACGCCCTCGTCGTCGACGGCCGTCGCATCACCGTGCTCGCCGAGCGCGAACCGGCTCAGCTGCCGTGGGCCGAGCTCGGCGTCGACATCGTGCTTGAGGCGACCGGCCGCTTCACGTCGGCCAAGGCCGCCCGCGCTCACATCGACGCGGGCGCGAAGAAGGTACTCATCAGCGCGCCGGCGGACGGCGCCGATGTCACACTCGCGTTCGGGGTCAACACCGACGCGTACGACCCGGCCGTGCACACGATCGTCTCGAACGCCTCGTGCACGACCAACGCGCTTGCGCCGCTGGCCAAGGTGCTCGACGACCTTGCCGGCATCGAGCACGGCTTCATGACGACGGTGCACGCCTACACGCAGGAGCAGAACCTGCAGGACGGTCCGCACCGCGACGCCCGCCGCGCCCGCGCGGCGGCTGTCAACATCGTGCCGACCACGACGGGCGCCGCCAAGGCGATCGGCCTCGTGCTGCCGAACCTCGACGGCAAGCTGTCGGGTGACTCGATCCGCGTACCGGTTCCGGTCGGTTCGATCGTCGAACTCAACACGACCGTGGCCCGCGACGTCACGCGCGAGGACGTGCTGGAGGCGTACCGCGCCGCGGCGCAGGGGCCGCTCGCGGGCGTACTCGAGTACTCGGACGACCCGCTCGTGTCGTCCGACATCACGGGCAATCCCGCCTCGTCGATCTTCGACTCAGCCCTCACCCGCGTCGACGGCCGCCACGTCAAGGTGGTCGCCTGGTACGACAACGAGTGGGGCTTCTCGAACCGCGTGATCGACACGCTCGAACTCCTCGCCGGCAGCTGA
- a CDS encoding histidinol-phosphate transaminase, protein MSRDLHIRVADPEDLVWIHELRHRVYAQELGQHAPRPDRRLHDALDGDNVYLVAARGPVRIGFVSVTPPWLGRYGLDKYVTRDELPLLSEGGVFEVRILTVEPRWRSTAVAPLLMYAALRWISSRGGRTVVAMGRTELLGMYQAVGLRPLGHTVRSGAVTFEVLTGEVAELTQVATTRYRTALERYRSVVDWQLDMEWELGPDGCEHGGASFTAIGTDFRTLHRRHEVVAADVLDAWFSPAPGVRAALAEDPAWSARTSPPTGAEGLLSELAKARALPVETLVAGAGSSDLIFRAFGRWLTPESRVLLLDPGYGEYAYVTERVIGCRVDRFRLHRKDGWRIDIDRLASVVGAGRYDLVVVVNPNNPTGRHAPAAELRTLIEAAPAGTRWWIDEAYLGYVDLAESLAPLATVDPRVVVCTSLSKMYALSGVRAAFLVAEPATAALLRRWTPPWAVGLPAQLAAVAALRDPAHYRACWLRTHALRRQLAADLAQVDGTAVVEEGVANFLNITLPHDGPSAARLVRECRRYDVYLRDLSPLSPQYEGRTVRVAVRDAAENARIVAAYEAALETLRPSSPSRRALRLPANAAAGYAR, encoded by the coding sequence ATGAGTCGCGACCTGCACATACGAGTTGCTGATCCCGAGGACCTGGTCTGGATCCACGAGTTGAGGCACCGTGTGTACGCCCAGGAGCTCGGTCAGCACGCACCGCGCCCGGACCGACGGTTGCACGACGCGCTGGACGGCGACAACGTCTACCTTGTCGCGGCCCGAGGGCCGGTCCGCATCGGCTTCGTCAGCGTGACCCCGCCGTGGCTGGGCCGCTACGGCCTCGACAAGTACGTCACCCGCGACGAATTGCCGCTGCTGTCCGAGGGTGGAGTCTTCGAGGTACGCATCCTCACCGTGGAGCCGCGCTGGCGCAGCACCGCGGTGGCGCCGCTGCTGATGTACGCGGCCCTGCGCTGGATCTCCTCCCGGGGAGGCCGCACGGTGGTGGCGATGGGCCGCACCGAACTGCTCGGCATGTATCAGGCGGTTGGCCTGAGGCCCCTCGGGCACACCGTCCGCAGCGGTGCGGTGACCTTCGAGGTGCTGACGGGCGAGGTGGCCGAGCTGACGCAGGTCGCCACCACCCGGTACCGCACCGCACTGGAGCGGTACCGCTCCGTCGTGGACTGGCAGTTGGACATGGAGTGGGAGCTCGGGCCGGACGGCTGTGAACACGGCGGCGCCTCCTTCACCGCCATCGGAACGGACTTCCGCACCTTGCACCGGCGCCACGAGGTCGTTGCTGCCGACGTGCTGGACGCCTGGTTCTCGCCCGCTCCAGGGGTACGCGCGGCGCTCGCGGAAGACCCGGCCTGGTCAGCCCGGACCTCGCCTCCCACCGGCGCTGAGGGCCTGCTGTCGGAACTCGCGAAGGCCCGGGCACTGCCGGTGGAGACGCTCGTGGCCGGAGCCGGCTCGTCGGACCTGATCTTCCGAGCGTTCGGACGCTGGCTGACCCCGGAGAGCAGGGTCCTGCTGCTGGATCCCGGGTACGGCGAATACGCCTATGTCACCGAGCGCGTGATCGGATGCCGGGTGGACCGCTTCCGGCTGCACCGCAAGGACGGGTGGCGAATCGACATCGACCGGCTGGCTTCTGTCGTCGGGGCGGGTCGTTACGACCTGGTGGTCGTGGTCAACCCGAACAACCCGACCGGACGCCACGCACCCGCGGCCGAACTGCGCACCCTGATCGAGGCTGCCCCGGCCGGGACCCGCTGGTGGATCGACGAGGCTTATCTCGGCTACGTGGACCTGGCCGAGTCGCTCGCCCCGCTGGCCACGGTGGACCCGCGGGTCGTGGTCTGCACCTCGCTGTCCAAGATGTACGCGCTGTCCGGGGTACGGGCGGCCTTCCTGGTGGCCGAACCCGCCACGGCTGCACTGCTGCGCCGGTGGACGCCGCCCTGGGCGGTGGGCCTTCCCGCGCAACTCGCCGCGGTGGCCGCACTCCGGGACCCCGCGCACTACCGCGCCTGCTGGCTCCGCACCCACGCCCTGCGCCGTCAACTGGCCGCCGACCTCGCCCAGGTGGACGGCACCGCCGTGGTCGAGGAAGGTGTTGCGAACTTCCTCAACATCACGCTGCCGCACGACGGACCGAGCGCTGCCCGCCTGGTGCGGGAGTGCCGCCGGTACGACGTCTACCTGCGCGACCTGTCGCCCCTGTCGCCGCAGTACGAAGGGCGCACCGTACGCGTCGCGGTCAGGGACGCTGCGGAGAACGCACGCATCGTTGCGGCGTACGAAGCCGCGCTGGAGACGTTGCGACCCAGTTCCCCTTCGCGGCGGGCCCTCAGACTCCCGGCCAACGCCGCCGCCGGGTACGCCCGGTGA
- a CDS encoding alpha/beta fold hydrolase, which produces MTDDRPFTCPNGPGGGTHSTRVLPSEAVVHIWTPDEPAVAMVQLQHGYAEYSERFFHQYSQLVPSLLGRGIEVWAMDLLGHGRSPGRRAVVDVRLAVADHVAVRRDMLARLLPLLVLGHSLGGLITAGSVTADATGISGAILLAPALPPALPAPVRTLLSAVARILPAAPAPLPAAPASELTRRQDVVRQAQQDPLMAHRRLPLLVGASSLDVAATVWAGAPQWQTPCLVVHGTSDTSTDRRPATASRDS; this is translated from the coding sequence ATGACAGACGACCGCCCCTTCACCTGCCCGAACGGTCCCGGTGGCGGCACCCACAGCACCCGGGTCCTGCCATCGGAAGCCGTAGTGCACATCTGGACCCCCGATGAACCGGCGGTGGCGATGGTCCAGTTGCAGCACGGCTACGCCGAGTACTCCGAGCGCTTCTTCCACCAGTACTCCCAGCTCGTGCCCAGCCTCCTCGGCAGAGGCATCGAGGTGTGGGCCATGGACCTGCTCGGACACGGTCGTTCACCGGGGCGGCGCGCTGTCGTCGACGTACGCCTGGCGGTTGCGGACCACGTCGCCGTCCGACGGGACATGCTCGCCCGCTTACTTCCCCTGCTGGTACTCGGGCACTCCCTGGGCGGGCTGATCACGGCGGGCAGCGTCACCGCGGACGCCACCGGCATCTCGGGGGCGATCCTCCTCGCGCCCGCCCTTCCCCCCGCCCTCCCCGCACCGGTACGGACGCTCCTCTCCGCCGTAGCCCGGATCCTTCCCGCGGCCCCGGCGCCACTCCCTGCCGCTCCCGCGTCCGAACTGACCCGCCGCCAGGACGTCGTGCGGCAAGCGCAGCAGGACCCGCTGATGGCCCACCGGCGTCTGCCCCTGCTCGTGGGGGCCAGCTCCCTCGACGTTGCGGCAACCGTCTGGGCCGGTGCCCCGCAGTGGCAGACGCCGTGCCTCGTCGTCCACGGCACCTCGGACACGTCGACCGACCGCCGGCCAGCCACCGCCTCGCGCGACTCCTGA